One Poecilia reticulata strain Guanapo linkage group LG4, Guppy_female_1.0+MT, whole genome shotgun sequence genomic window carries:
- the cluap1 gene encoding clusterin-associated protein 1 homolog isoform X2, translated as MSFRDLKNFTEMMRALGYPRLISMENFVTPNFTLVAEILIWLVRRYEPRVDIPTDVDTESDRIFFIKAVVQFMATKAHIKLNTKHLYQADGYAVKEMLKITSVLYNAMKTKQMALEDAVEEDGNKFKFDLGSRISELKAARQLASEITSRGASLYDLLGKEAELREMRTAAIGRPLEINETEKALRAAIKETLEIVEKIKEMLSNVVSDETSLDAKIEKKKQDLERHQKRLQTLQSVRPAFMDEYEKIEEELQKQYEVFVEKFRNLTYLESQLDEYHRLEQDRFEEAENCLRIMQHKLREEERDLMKGSLKDSDSDLDVPEDEGSDSDLEESRPSKPQPSRNAPMAGRGARFIGNMQGDDSDESDDSEVDADEDGEEDEDEDEEGEEEERREEDDTLQVLLSRSNRPPRGGVRPALPEESDDDF; from the exons ATGTCcttcagagatttaaaaa ACTTCACAGAAATGATGAGGGCCTTGGGCTACCCTCGCCTCATATCTATGGAAAATTTCGTAACACCAAACTTCACCCTAGTTGCAGAAATCTTAATATGGCTTGTAAGGAG aTACGAGCCTCGCGTTGATATTCCCACTGATGTGGACACAGAGTCAGACAGAATATTCTTCATTAAGGCTGTGGTTCAATTCATG GCTACCAAGGCTCACATCAAGCTAAACACCAAGCATCTCTACCAGGCTGACGGCTATGCAGTGAAAGAGATGCTGAAGATCACATCGGTGYTGTACAACGCCATGAAAACCAAGCAGATGGCTCTGGAGGATGCAGTGGAGGAAGATGGCAACAAGTTCAAGTTTGATCTTGGCTCTAGG ATCTCTGAGCTAAAAGCAGCTCGTCAGCTGGCATCTGAAATCACATCCAGAGGAGCATCTCTGTATGATTTACTGGGGAAAGAGGCAGAGCTCAGG GAAATGAGAACTGCTGCCATTGGTCGACCTCTTGAGATTAATGAGACAGAAAAGGCCCTGAGAGCTGCTATTAAAGAAACTCTA GAAATTGTCGAAAAGATCAAAGAGATGCTTAGTAATGTCGTCTCAGACGAGACCAGTCTGGACGCCAAGatagagaagaagaaacaggatCTGGAGAGGCATCAGAAGAGGCTGCAGACTTTACAGAGTGTCAG GCCAGCATTCATGGATGAATATGAAAagatagaagaagagctgcagaaGCAATATGAAGTCTTTGTGGAGAAATTCAGAAACCTCACCTACCTGGAGTCACAACTGGATGAGTACCACAGGCTGGAGCAGGACAGGTTTGAG GAGGCTGAAAACTGCCTGAGGATAATGCAACACAAACtaagggaggaggagagagatcTGATGAAGGGCTCAT TGAAAGACTCTGATTCTGATTTGGATGTTCCAGAGGACGAAGGGTCAGATAGCGACCTTGAAGAATCTCGTCCATCTAAGCCACAGCCCTCAAGAAATGCCCCCATGGCAG GAAGAGGAGCACGGTTCATTGGTAACATGCAGGGTGATGACAGTGATGAG AGTGATGACAGTGAGGTTGATGCAGATGAGGATGGTGAGGAAGACGAAGATGAAGACGAGGAaggtgaagaagaagagaggagggaggaggatgACACCTTACAGGTCCTGTTGTCGAGGAGTAATCGACCTCCTAGGGGAGGAGTGAGACCGGCCCTGCCGGAAGAAAGTGATGATGACTTTTGA
- the cluap1 gene encoding clusterin-associated protein 1 homolog isoform X1: MSFRDLKNFTEMMRALGYPRLISMENFVTPNFTLVAEILIWLVRRYEPRVDIPTDVDTESDRIFFIKAVVQFMATKAHIKLNTKHLYQADGYAVKEMLKITSVLYNAMKTKQMALEDAVEEDGNKFKFDLGSRISELKAARQLASEITSRGASLYDLLGKEAELREMRTAAIGRPLEINETEKALRAAIKETLEIVEKIKEMLSNVVSDETSLDAKIEKKKQDLERHQKRLQTLQSVRPAFMDEYEKIEEELQKQYEVFVEKFRNLTYLESQLDEYHRLEQDRFEEAENCLRIMQHKLREEERDLMKGSLKDSDSDLDVPEDEGSDSDLEESRPSKPQPSRNAPMAGRGARFIGNMQGDDSDEGLLAVSRRSVPESKKQRKGKSDDSEVDADEDGEEDEDEDEEGEEEERREEDDTLQVLLSRSNRPPRGGVRPALPEESDDDF; this comes from the exons ATGTCcttcagagatttaaaaa ACTTCACAGAAATGATGAGGGCCTTGGGCTACCCTCGCCTCATATCTATGGAAAATTTCGTAACACCAAACTTCACCCTAGTTGCAGAAATCTTAATATGGCTTGTAAGGAG aTACGAGCCTCGCGTTGATATTCCCACTGATGTGGACACAGAGTCAGACAGAATATTCTTCATTAAGGCTGTGGTTCAATTCATG GCTACCAAGGCTCACATCAAGCTAAACACCAAGCATCTCTACCAGGCTGACGGCTATGCAGTGAAAGAGATGCTGAAGATCACATCGGTGYTGTACAACGCCATGAAAACCAAGCAGATGGCTCTGGAGGATGCAGTGGAGGAAGATGGCAACAAGTTCAAGTTTGATCTTGGCTCTAGG ATCTCTGAGCTAAAAGCAGCTCGTCAGCTGGCATCTGAAATCACATCCAGAGGAGCATCTCTGTATGATTTACTGGGGAAAGAGGCAGAGCTCAGG GAAATGAGAACTGCTGCCATTGGTCGACCTCTTGAGATTAATGAGACAGAAAAGGCCCTGAGAGCTGCTATTAAAGAAACTCTA GAAATTGTCGAAAAGATCAAAGAGATGCTTAGTAATGTCGTCTCAGACGAGACCAGTCTGGACGCCAAGatagagaagaagaaacaggatCTGGAGAGGCATCAGAAGAGGCTGCAGACTTTACAGAGTGTCAG GCCAGCATTCATGGATGAATATGAAAagatagaagaagagctgcagaaGCAATATGAAGTCTTTGTGGAGAAATTCAGAAACCTCACCTACCTGGAGTCACAACTGGATGAGTACCACAGGCTGGAGCAGGACAGGTTTGAG GAGGCTGAAAACTGCCTGAGGATAATGCAACACAAACtaagggaggaggagagagatcTGATGAAGGGCTCAT TGAAAGACTCTGATTCTGATTTGGATGTTCCAGAGGACGAAGGGTCAGATAGCGACCTTGAAGAATCTCGTCCATCTAAGCCACAGCCCTCAAGAAATGCCCCCATGGCAG GAAGAGGAGCACGGTTCATTGGTAACATGCAGGGTGATGACAGTGATGAG GGGCTTTTAGCAGTCTCCAGAAGGTCAGTCCCTGAATCCAAAAAACAGCGGAAAGGAAAG AGTGATGACAGTGAGGTTGATGCAGATGAGGATGGTGAGGAAGACGAAGATGAAGACGAGGAaggtgaagaagaagagaggagggaggaggatgACACCTTACAGGTCCTGTTGTCGAGGAGTAATCGACCTCCTAGGGGAGGAGTGAGACCGGCCCTGCCGGAAGAAAGTGATGATGACTTTTGA
- the slc5a5 gene encoding sodium/iodide cotransporter, which translates to MEENTDSNPGFMLADYAVFAAMLSVSMAIGLFQALKKQRRDATAEAFFTGGRSMPAVPVGLSLCASFMSAVQVLGVPSEGFRYGFKFLYMCLGQSINSLLTAYLFLPVFFRLGITSTNQYLKMRFGRGMQLLGSVQFILATLLYTGIVIYAPALILNQATGLSIWVSLFSTGFICTIYTTLGGMRAVIWTDVFQIVVMLSGFMAIFIQGTILVGGPAQVLEIASNGSRLNFNDFDVDPRKRYTFWSLSVGGSLVWLSMYGVNQAQVQRYISCRSEKEAQWALFVNQIGLCLIVSSAATCGIVMFAYYNLCDPLKSGRISAPDLYMPFFVLDIFSNHPGFPGLFLACAYSGTLSTASTSINAMAAVTMEDILRPHLLQMKQKKLVLVSKGLSFLYGVGCITVAALSSFLNWGVLQGSFTVMGVVSGPVLGVFILGMFVPGTNRLGAYSGILXGFCVSLWLAVGSTLHPPSEETMGVLPSFTDGCSXANGTRNNSSNLDEVSILTPLHPKHQGGLLNFYSVSYLYFGAMATSSVILVGLIVSYATGPTKRSQIKEGLLWWDLNKKEIEISSESRTDVIXRMFPCFVQNACRNTQQISAVHMGNNQEDKLIDNRVVVPLKSLPRDDVL; encoded by the exons ATGGAGGAAAACACTGACAGTAATCCAGGGTTTATGCTGGCTGACTACGCCGTCTTTGCTGCTATGTTGTCAGTTTCCATGGCGATTGGGCTTTTTCAGGCTCTGAAAAAACAGCGAAGGGATGCAACTGCAGAGGCCTTCTTCACCGGAGGTCGGAGCATGCCGGCTGTGCCTGTTGGCCTGTCGCTCTGTGCCAGCTTCATGTCAGCTGTCCAGGTCCTGGGTGTTCCCTCAGAGGGATTTCGCTATGGCTTCAAATTCCTCTACATGTGCCTCGGACAAAGCATCAACTCCCTGCTGACAGCTTACCTGTTCCTGCCAGTTTTCTTTCGACTGGGCATCACCAGCACCAACCAG TATCTAAAGATGAGGTTTGGCAGAGGGATGCAGCTGCTGGGAAGCGTCCAGTTTATTCTTGCAACG cTGCTTTACACTGGGATTGTCATCTATGCACCAGCTTTGATCTTAAATCAAG CTACTGGACTCAGTATCTGGGTGTCTCTCTTTTCCACGGGGTTCATTTGCACCATATACACCACACTG GGCGGCATGAGGGCTGTTATCTGGACCGACGTCTTCCAGATTGTTGTCATGTTATCAGGCTTCATGGCAATTTTCATCCAAGGGACAATTCTGGTTGGTGGTCCTGCACAAGTACTGGAGATTGCCAGCAATGGATCACGCCTTAATTTCAATGA TTTTGATGTCGATCCACGGAAACGTTACACCTTCTGGAGCCTCAGTGTTGGGGGCTCCTTGGTTTGGTTGTCCATGTACGGGGTAAACCAAGCACAAGTTCAGCGCTACATTTCCTGCCGATCAGAGAAAGAAGCCCAGTG ggcTCTGTTTGTAAATCAGATCGGTCTGTGCCTCATTGTGAGCAGCGCAGCAACCTGCGGTATTGTCATGTTTGCTTATTACAACCTCTGCGACCCGCTGAAATCTGGGAGGATTTCTGCACCTGATCTG TACATGCCATTCTTCGTGTTGGACATATTCAGTAATCATCCAGGATTCCCAGGTCTTTTCCTTGCCTGTGCATATAGCGGGACTCTCAG CACTGCCTCCACGAGTATCAACGCCATGGCTGCAGTGACGATGGAGGATATACTGAGGCCTCATCTGCTCCAgatgaaacagaagaaactaGTCCTGGTTTCCAAAGGACTGT CATTCCTGTATGGAGTTGGATGTATCACTGTAGCAGCTCTCTCCTCCTTCCTGAACTGGGGGGTTCTTCAG GGTTCGTTCACTGTCATGGGTGTGGTCAGTGGTCCAGTTCTGGGCGTATTCATTTTGGGAATGTTTGTCCCAGGAACAAACAGGCTG GGCGCRTACTCTGGAATATTGRCGGGattctgtgtctctctgtggcTGGCTGTGGGTTCAACTCTTCACCCACCCAGTGAGGAGACAATGGGTGTCCTGCCCAGCTTCACAGATGGCTGCAGCWTTGCTAATGGCACAAGAAACAACAGCTCTAACCTGGATGAGGTTTCCATCTTGACCCCACTTCATCCTAARCACCAAGG tGGCCTCCTCAACTTCTACTCTGTGTCTTACCTCTATTTCGGAGCCATGGCCACCAGTTCAGTCATACTGGTGGGACTGATAGTGAGCTATGCAACAG GGCCAACAAAGAGGAGTCAAATAAAAGAGGGGTTGCTATGGTGGGACCTGAATAAAAAGGAGATAGAGATCTCGTCAGAAAGCaga aCCGATGTGATATYCAGGATGTTCCCCTGCTTCGTTCAGAATGCATGCAGGAATACACAACAGATATCTGCAGTTCACATGGGAAATAATCAG GAGGACAAATTAATAGACAACCGAGTGGTGGTTCCTTTGAAGAGCCTACCCAGAGAYGATGTgctgtaa
- the jak3 gene encoding tyrosine-protein kinase JAK2, whose product MAQNLRSDFIASEAGIVPPLSAQEECLGLAVLDLWRMAKERRQTIRELCKTVSYKSCLPKSHRHEIQKRNRLDRFRIRNTLKRFLKKLGKCSVDEYSLKLKYLIELAGIEPSLGSETFRVNRSSSHTEATFTLLRVCGETGIQTGQLDGALEWQTFCDFHEIVDISIKRILNEMVPQDSRMVTITRKDDRCLEASFQSRKEALSFMSLIDGYFRLITDSSHFFCQDIAPPSLLEGLKNYCHGPITSEFAVNKLKRSGCTGGTFLIRQSPKNYENFFLTVCVQTPLGLDYKDCLIIKNESYSLPGLTKSFSSLRELTNYYQHNKLLLAEIPVKLTRCCPPRPKELTNLIIVRNSSLFEAQGSPTPERNKFSHIQIHMIKFGDLNWGDSLGQGTFTRIFKGYKTDFRDGEKHMTEVILKELDSAYKNCWESLFEAASLMSQISHKHLLHVYGVSVHESQNIMVQEFVKYGALDLYLKRGTSVSVSWKLSIAKQLACALNFLEEQNIVHGNICAKNLLLAREGDPSLGSSPFIKLSDPGISVVMMGNDVILDRIPWVAPEVLDAPDNLTLECDKWSFGATVWEIFNDGNSPLRGWNLDQKRNFYENMHQLPPSQWTELADLIAQCMDYDAAFRPSCRSIIRQLNSLITSDYVILHATEPVTQSPMSKALNLVPHDQTLFEERHLCYISPLGKGNFGCVELCRYDPLGDNTGELVAVKKLQPNKGSNLEDFQKEVKMLSVLHCDYIVKYRGVCYSMGRLSMSLVMEYLPYGSLNGYVWTNRHNITTRRMLLFSSQICKGMEYLQTQRYVHRDLAARNILVANESLVKIADFGLTKVLPFDKEYYRLSQPGQSPLFWLAPECLNENKFSHKSDVWSFGIVLHELFSYCDNSINPKRLCLQEIGQNVQGTSLSMHLSNMLASNWRLPAPPNCPLQVYSLMKDCWTHDFDKRPSFSDLSKKVENMIQDDR is encoded by the exons ATGGCGCAAAAT tTGAGAAGTGACTTCATTGCGAGTGAAGCAGGAATCGTTCCACCTTTGAGCGCCCAGGAGGAATGCCTCGGCCTTGCTGTGTTGGACTTGTGGAGAATGGCTAAAGAGCGACGCCAGACTATAAGAGAGCTCTGCAAAACTGTCAG CTATAAATCCTGCCTCCCCAAGTCACATCGGCATGAAATCCAGAAACGAAACCGCCTGGACCGCTTTCGAATCAGGAACACCCTTAAGCGTTTCTTGAAGAAACTTGGCAAATGCTCAGTGGACGAGTACAGCCTGAAGCTCAAATACCTGATTGAACTGGCTGGCATCGAGCCGTCTCTCGGGAGTGAGACCTTCCGTGTCAATCGTTCTTCCTCCCACACAGAAGCAACTTTCACCCTTCTGCGAGTCTGTGGGGAGACAGGAATTCAAACTGGTCAACTTGATGGAGCCCTG gaatggCAGACCTTCTGTGATTTCCATGAAATTGTAGACATCAGCATTAAGAGGATCTTGAACGAGATGGTCCCACAAGACAGCAGGATGGTAACGATAACTCGGAAGGATGACAGATGCTTG GAAGCTAGTTTCCAGAGTCGCAAAGAGGCACTTTCGTTTATGTCGCTGATCGACGGCTATTTCAGACTGATCACGGACTCAAGCCATTTCTTCTGTCAAGACATTGCTCCACCAAGCCTTCTAGAGGGACTCAAAAACTATTGTCATGGCCCTATCAC ATCAGAGTTTGCAGtcaacaagctgaaaaggtcaGGATGCACAGGCGGTACCTTCCTTATCCGGCAGAGTCCAAAGAACTACGAGAACTTCTTCCTCACTGTTTGTGTTCAG ACCCCTCTTGGCCTTGATTATAAGGACTGTCTCATTATTAAAAATGAGAGCTACAGTCTTCCTGGTCTCACAAAATCATTTTCCAGCTTGAGAGAACTCACCAACTATTACCAACACAACAAGCTGCTGTTGGCCGAAATACCCGTCAAGTTAACTCGCTGCTGTCCACCTCGACCCAAAG AACTCACAAATCTCATAATAGTACgaaacagcagcttgtttgaAGCTCAAGGATCTCCAACACCTGAAAGAAACAAGTTCAGTCACATTCAGATCCACATGATCAAATTYGGAGACCTGAACTGG GGTGACAGCCTTGGACAGGGCACCTTCACCCGAATCTTTAAAGGCTATAAAACTGACTTCCGTGATGGAGAAAAACACATGACTGAAGTCATCCTAAAGGAGCTTGACTCTGCTTACAAGAACTGCTGGGAG TCACTYTTCGAAGCTGCCAGTTTGATGAGCCAAATTTCTCACAAACACCTCCTCCATGTATATGGAGTCAGTGTACATGAATCACAAA ACATCATGGTTCAGGAGTTTGTCAAGTATGGAGCCCTTGACCTGTACTTGAAAAGAGGAACATCTGTCTCAGTGAGCTGGAAACTCAGCATAGCCAAACAGCTTGCATGCGCACTCAACTTCCTG GAAGAGCAAAACATTGTTCATGGAAATATCTGTGCtaaaaacctgctgctggcaAGAGAAGGCGACCCCTCGCTGGGCAGTTCTCCCTTCATCAAGCTGAGTGACCCGGGCATCAGTGTGGTCATGATGGGAAATGATG ttattttggaCAGGATTCCCTGGGTGGCTCCTGAGGTGCTTGATGCCCCAGACAACCTGACGCTCGAGTGCGATAAGTGGAGCTTTGGTGCCACTGTGTGGGAAATTTTCAACGATGGAAACTCCCCATTGAGAGGCTGGAACTTAGATCAG aagaGGAATTTTTACGAGAACATGCATCAGCTGCCTCCTTCCCAGTGGACAGAGTTAGCAGATCTGATTGCTCAGTGCATGGACTATGACGCCGCCTTCAGACCATCATGTCGCAGTATCATCCGCCAGCTCAACAGTCTCATCACATCAG ATTATGTCATACTTCATGCTACTGAACCGGTGACACAGAGCCCCATGTCCAAAGCTCTCAACCTTGTTCCACATGATCAAACACTGTTTGAGGAAAGACACTTATGCTACATCTCCCCACTGGGAAAA GGAAACTTTGGGTGCGTTGAGCTTTGTCGCTACGACCCTTTGGGTGATAACACTGGCGAGCTCGTGGCTGTGAAGAAGCTCCAGCCGAACAAAGGCTCCAATCTAGAGGATTTCCAGAAGGAGGTTAAAATGCTGAGTGTTTTACATTGTGACTACATCGTCAAGTACAGAGGAGTCTGCTACAGCATGG GTCGCCTTAGCATGAGCTTAGTGATGGAGTATCTGCCTTATGGCAGCCTTAATGGCTATGTGTGGACTAACCGTCACAACATCACCACCAGGCGGATGCTGCTTTTCTCTTCTCAGATTTGTAAG GGTATGGAGTACTTGCAGACGCAGCGTTACGTCCACAGAGACCTCGCAGCAAGAAATATTCTTGTTGCCAATGAGTCGCTGGTGAAAATTGCTGATTTTGGCCTGACGAAGGTTCTTCCCTTTGATAAGGAGTACTACCGCCTCTCTCAGCCTGGACAGAGCCCCCTCTTCTG GTTAGCTCCGGAGTGccttaatgaaaataaattctccCACAAATCAGATGTGTGGAGTTTCGGGATCGTTCTCCATGAGCTCTTCTCTTACTGTGACAATAGCATCAATCCCAAAAGA CTTTGTTTGCAGGAGATCGGACAAAATGTCCAAGGTACATCTCTTTCCATGCATCTGTCAAACATGCTGGCGAGCAATTGGAGGTTGCCCGCTCCTCCAAACTGCCCTCTGCAG GTCTACAGTTTGATGAAGGACTGCTGGACGCACGACTTTGACAAGCGTCCGTCTTTCTCTGACCtgtcaaaaaaggttgaaaatatGATCCAGGACGACAGATAA
- the LOC103463431 gene encoding N-acetyllactosaminide beta-1,3-N-acetylglucosaminyltransferase 3-like gives MRIFRRGNIAAVFVLGATFMVIYFCQNSANLTNYNFSSRPLTDVFNNKSPSETVIKLHTHEFLVPKCEANMSVADMKDFSSLPDAIKNFLYYRHCRTFPLLLDLPGKCERDNSSHEVFLLLVIKSSPLNYDRREVLRKTWAKERLHNGVWIRRIFILGTSVSGYEKKKLNKLLKAEQEDFNDILQWDFNDTFHNLTLKQMLFYGWMERNCPNARFLLNGDDDVFAHTDNMMEYLRNFPDNDGSKHLFTGYLFLDEKVVRWTGSKYFIPVQIQESNTYLPYCGGGGYLLSGYTALVIYRMSQSIPIHPIDDAYMGMCLSKAGLSPSSHIGVKTLGLNMPYKEADSFEPCYLRDLLLVHRFLPADVYLMWKEVHNPHLKCNL, from the coding sequence GATTTTTAGAAGAGGCAACATTGCAGCTGTCTTTGTGCTGGGAGCTACTTTTATGGTCATTTACTTCTGTCAGAATAGCGCTAACCTTACAAACTACAATTTYTCCAGCCGCCCACTGACTGATGTCTTTAATAATAAGAGTCCATCAGAAACTGTCATCAAATTACACACACATGAATTTTTAGTTCCAAAGTGTGAAGCAAACATGTCGGTAGCTGACATGAAAGACTTCAGCTCTCTTCCTGATGCCATCAAAAATTTCTTGTACTACCGCCACTGCCGTACATTTCCCCTGCTGYTGGACCTGCCAGGCAAGTGTGAAAGAGACAACAGTTCCCATGAAGTCTTCCTTCTGCTTGTCATCAAAAGCTCTCCTTTGAATTACGACCGTCGGGAAGTGCTACGTAAAACCTGGGCCAAAGAGAGGCTCCACAACGGTGTGTGGATTCGACGGATATTCATCTTAGGAACATCGGTTTCTGGTTAtgagaagaaaaagctaaacaaattaCTGAAAGCGGAACAAGAGGACTTCAATGACATCCTCCAGTGGGATTTTAATGACACGTTTCACAACCTCACACTGAAACAAATGCTCTTTTATGGGTGGATGGAGAGAAACTGTCCAAATGCTCGCTTCCTGCTTAACGGCGACGACGATGTGTTTGCCCACACTGACAACATGATGGAATATCTCCGAAACTTCCCTGACAATGATGGAAGCAAGCACCTTTTCACTGGCTACTTGTTTCTGGACGAAAAGGTCGTCAGGTGGACGGGAAGTAAATATTTCATTCCGGTCCAGATACAGGAGTCAAACACATATCTACCTTACTGTGGAGGAGGGGGATACCTTCTGTCCGGCTACACGGCTTTGGTGATATACAGGATGTCGCAGTCCATACCCATCCACCCCATCGATGATGCTTACATGGGGATGTGTCTGTCCAAAGCGGGACTTTCACCTTCTTCTCACATCGGTGTGAAAACATTGGGGTTGAATATGCCATATAAAGAAGCAGACAGTTTTGAACCTTGCTATTTGAGAGATCTTCTATTGGTACACAGATTTCTACCAGCTGATGTGTATCTGATGTGGAAAGAAGTTCATAATCCACATTTGAAATGTAACCTctga